The Streptomyces sp. NBC_00775 genome includes the window GGTCTGGCGGGCGAGTTCGGCGTCGGTGACACCGGTGGAGTGCCGCGACACTGTCTCCAGGACGCGGAGGGCGTCCTGGGCCGAGTGGTACGGCGCGGTCGGCTCGTGCTTCAGCGCCACGGTTTCCCCCTGCGCTTCATGGGCCCGGCTCAAAACAAGACACAGCCCGGACAGCTGGGCTCCCTCCACGATACCCACCAAAGGGCCTGCTGTGAGCGTCTGTTGACGAGATTGATGGCGCGTTCCAACCCTCTCAGCAGGAACGCGCCACCCTGGCATATGCCAAAGTCATGGCACATTGGGCATGCCCCAATTGCCGGACCTCGCACCTTGCCGTGTCCGCCGTCATTCACTCCCCGTCATCACAGCACCGCACCGAGAAATTCCCGGGTCCGGTCGTGCTCCGGATCGCTGAAGATCTTCTCCGGCGGACCGGACTCGATGACGCGGCCGGAATCGAACATCAGCACCTGGTCCGAGATGTCCCGGGCGAAACTCATCTCGTGGGTCACGCAGAGCATCGTGATGTCCGTGGTGCGGGCGATGTCACGGAGAAGGTCGAGGACGCCCGCGACCAGCTCGGGGTCGAGCGCGGACGTCACCTCGTCCAGGAGCAGCACCTGAGGCCGCATCGCCAGCGCGCGGGCGATCGCGACGCGCTGCTGCTGGCCGCCGGACAGCCGGCTGGGACGCTCGTCGCACTTGTCCGCGAGACCGACCAGGTCCAGCAGCTCGCGGGCCCGCGCCTCGGCCTCGTCCCTGGACAGGCCGAGGACGGTGACCGGCGCCTCGGTGATGTTCCTGAGCACGCTCATGTTCGGGAACAGGTTGAACTGCTGGAAGACCATCCCGATCTTCTTGCGGACCTCGCGGATCTGCTTCTCGCCCGCCGGGAAGAGCTGCTCCCCGGCGACCGTGATCGTGCCCTCGTCCGGCTCGGCCAGCGTCATCAGCAGCCGCAGGATCGTCGTCTTGCCGGAGCCGGACGGGCCGATCAGCGTGACGTGCTTTCCGGGGTCGACGCGGAAGTCGAGGCCGTCGAGGACGGTGTTGTCCCCGAAGCGCTTGGTGACCTTGTCGAAGCGGATCAGCTCTTCGGTCTTCGTATCAGCGGACAAGACGTCGCTCCAGGGCTCGCAGAAGCAGGGAAGCCGGATAGGAAATGAGGATGAAGGCCACGCCGATGACGGTGAGCGGCTCGGTGAACTGGAAGTGCTGCTGCGAGTACAGCCGCGCCTCGCCGAGCATCTCCATCACGGTGATCACCATCAGGATCGGGGTGTCCTTGAGCATCGAGATGACGTAGTTGCCGAGCGGGGGCACCACCCGGCGGATCGCCTGCGGCAGGATCACCGCGGTCCAGGTGCGCCGCACGGGCAGGCTGAGCGCCGTGGCCGCTTCCCACTGGCCGGCGGGCACCGCCTCGATACCGGCCCGGTAGACCTGCATCGTGTACGTCGAGTAGTGCAGCCCGATCGCGACGACACCGGTGGTCAGCGCGGAGAACGTGATGTCCCACTCGGGCAGCACATAGAAGAGGAAGAACAGCTGCACCAGCAGCGGGGTGTTGCGGATGAACTCCGTGACCACCCCGACCGGCCAGCGCACCCAGCGCGTCGGCGTCCGCATCAGCAGCGCCCACACCAGACCGAGGGTGAAGGAGATCACCGAGCCGAGGGCCAGTGCCTGCAAGGTGACCAGCAGCCCGTCCCAGAAGTACGGCATGAAATCACCGACCGTGCTCCAGTCCCACTTCATGAGGCACCTCCGCTCGCGGCTCCCACGCCGGTCGTCTGCGCGCGCTTGAGCTCACGCGCCGCCGTCTCCGTCCCGGGGTCCTTGCCGGCCTCGGCCTTCAGCCGCTTCTCCAGACCGCGCATCAGCCGCGTGAGCAGGAAGGCGATCACGAAGTAGATCAGCAGGACGTACGTGTAGACCTCCGCGCTCTGCTGCAATGCGAGCCGCACCAGGTTGGCGCTGAACGACAGATCGCCCATGCCCATGACGGAGACCAGGGCCGTGGCCTTGAGCAGCTCGACCAGCAGGTTGCAGAAGGAGGGGATCATCTCGGGCACCGCCTGCGGCAGCAGGACCAGCCGCATCCGCTGCCAGGGCGTGAAGCCGAGCGCGATCCCGCCCTCACGCTGCGCCGGGTCGACCGCGTTCAGGGCGCCGCGCACGATCTCGGAGCCGTACGCCCCGTACGTCAGTCCCAGCGCCAGCGTGCCCGCCCACATCGGGACGAGCTGCCAGCCGAAGGCGAGCGGCAGCACGAAGTACACCCAGAAGATCATGATCAGCGCGGAGGTGCCGCGGAACACCTCGGTGTAGAAGCCCGCGAGGAAGCGGACGATCCACCACCGCGAGGTGCGCGCGATCCCGGCCGCGAAGGAGGCCGCACCGGCCAACAAGGCGCTGAGGAACAGCAGTTGGACGGTGATCCAGATCCCTTTGAGTACGAGTTCCCAGAGTCCCGAGGTCATCCGCGGCACAGCTCCTTCGCGGTCATGTCGGTCATCTCCGCCTTGGTGAAGCCGAACGGCCGGAGGATGCGGAACAGCTCGCCGCTGTCCTTCAGCTTCCTGAGCTCCACGTTGAAGGCGTCCCGCAGCCTCGTCTCCGGCGACCGGAACGCGAAGCCGCCGCCGTCGACATGCGGCTTGCCCTTCACCAGCGGTGTGAAGGGCTTCGTACTCTCGGCCTTGCCGGACTTCTTGACCACCTCACGCGTGGTCAGCGCCGTCCCCGCGAAGGCGTCGACACGTCCCGCCTCGACGGCGTTCAGCCCGGCCACCTGATCCGGCACGATCAGGATGTCGCTCTCCTTGTACCCGGCCTCGACCGCGTGCTGGATCTCGGCGTATCCGGTGCCGGTGGCGAACCTGGCCTTCTTCCGGACGACATCCTCGTAGTTGTGCAGCCCCTTCGGGTTGCCCTTGCGCACGATGAACGCGTCGAGCATCCGGTAGTCCGGATCCGCGAAGATGACCTGCGCACAGCGCTCGGGGTTGATGTACATCCCGGCGGACACGACGTCGAACTGCTGCGAGTTGAGCCCGGGTATGAGCGAGCCGAACTCGGTCGGCACCGGCTGGACGCG containing:
- the ehuA gene encoding ectoine/hydroxyectoine ABC transporter ATP-binding protein EhuA, yielding MSADTKTEELIRFDKVTKRFGDNTVLDGLDFRVDPGKHVTLIGPSGSGKTTILRLLMTLAEPDEGTITVAGEQLFPAGEKQIREVRKKIGMVFQQFNLFPNMSVLRNITEAPVTVLGLSRDEAEARARELLDLVGLADKCDERPSRLSGGQQQRVAIARALAMRPQVLLLDEVTSALDPELVAGVLDLLRDIARTTDITMLCVTHEMSFARDISDQVLMFDSGRVIESGPPEKIFSDPEHDRTREFLGAVL
- the ehuD gene encoding ectoine/hydroxyectoine ABC transporter permease subunit EhuD, with amino-acid sequence MKWDWSTVGDFMPYFWDGLLVTLQALALGSVISFTLGLVWALLMRTPTRWVRWPVGVVTEFIRNTPLLVQLFFLFYVLPEWDITFSALTTGVVAIGLHYSTYTMQVYRAGIEAVPAGQWEAATALSLPVRRTWTAVILPQAIRRVVPPLGNYVISMLKDTPILMVITVMEMLGEARLYSQQHFQFTEPLTVIGVAFILISYPASLLLRALERRLVR
- the ehuC gene encoding ectoine/hydroxyectoine ABC transporter permease subunit EhuC, with protein sequence MTSGLWELVLKGIWITVQLLFLSALLAGAASFAAGIARTSRWWIVRFLAGFYTEVFRGTSALIMIFWVYFVLPLAFGWQLVPMWAGTLALGLTYGAYGSEIVRGALNAVDPAQREGGIALGFTPWQRMRLVLLPQAVPEMIPSFCNLLVELLKATALVSVMGMGDLSFSANLVRLALQQSAEVYTYVLLIYFVIAFLLTRLMRGLEKRLKAEAGKDPGTETAARELKRAQTTGVGAASGGAS
- the ehuB gene encoding ectoine/hydroxyectoine ABC transporter substrate-binding protein EhuB yields the protein MAPPLGNGTEKRGPSRRSLLAGASAFGIVGALGSAGCSRVATAAGTDGGDLLDRLKAQGVVRLGIAGEVPFGYIDRNGELTGEAPELAKAVFKRLGVDRVQPVPTEFGSLIPGLNSQQFDVVSAGMYINPERCAQVIFADPDYRMLDAFIVRKGNPKGLHNYEDVVRKKARFATGTGYAEIQHAVEAGYKESDILIVPDQVAGLNAVEAGRVDAFAGTALTTREVVKKSGKAESTKPFTPLVKGKPHVDGGGFAFRSPETRLRDAFNVELRKLKDSGELFRILRPFGFTKAEMTDMTAKELCRG